From Camelina sativa cultivar DH55 chromosome 20, Cs, whole genome shotgun sequence, the proteins below share one genomic window:
- the LOC104769015 gene encoding kinesin-like protein KIF15, producing MYEQQQQQHFVDLQSDSGFGDDSSWLAGDDDLRLSPHQSVAGTNSGNENLDRRLLKDLVEMVPLIEHYMEHKERSSFKRRGSMIYTKMPSKDSLSRRGRNGSQTVPGRKKRDPEDNSDIMNNSLEDGENTKALAGAEKEELTRLREQVNDLQTKLSEKEEVFKSMEMSKNQVNDIQEKLEATKRLVAEKDMLIKSMQLQLSDTKIKLADKQAALEKTLWEANTSGTKAIKLQEQLNTLEGEISTFTRVFETLAKPDSKKPDRDYDARPYEFDHIPYLDDVDETELRKMEEARLAYVAAVTTAKEREDEESLAMAAKARAYLQSLAFTY from the exons atgtatgagcaacagcagcagcagcatttCGTGGATTTGCAAAGCGATTCTGGATTTGGGGATGATAGCTCGTGGCTTGCCGGCGACGACGATCTCCGACTGTCTCCTCACCAATCTGTCGCCGGTACGAACTCCGGTAACGAGAATCTAGATCGTCGTCTCTTAAAAGATCTCGTTGAGATGGTTCCCCTTATCGAGCATTacatg GAACATAAAGAAAGGAGTTCGTTTAAGCGGCGTGGTTCCATGATCTACACTAAGATGCCTTCTAAAGATTCCTTGTCCAGAAGG GGAAGAAATGGTTCTCAAACAGTCccaggaagaaagaagagagaccCTGAGGACAATAGTGATATTATGAACAATTCTTTGGAAGATGGTGAAAACACGAAGGCTTTGGCTGGTGCAGAAAAGGAAGAACTGACTAGACTAAGAGAGCAAGTGAATGACTTGCAGACAAAATTATCGGAGAAAGAAGAGGTTTTTAAGTCAATGGAAATGTCAAAGAACCAGGTAAACGATATCCAAGAAAAGCTTGAAGCAACAAAACGATTGGTTGCTGAGAAGGATATGTTGATCAAGTCTATGCAGTTACAATTATCGGACACAAAG ATCAAACTTGCAGACAAGCAAGCTGCCCTTGAGAAGACTCTATGGGAAGCAAATACATCAGGGACGAAGGCAATCAAGCTTCAAGAACAGCTAAATACTCTTGAAGGAGAAATCTCTACGTTCACACGGGTATTCGAAACTCTGGCGAAACCCGATTCCAAGAAACCAGACAGGGATTATGATGCAAGACCATATGAATTTGATCATATTCCATATCTT GATGATGTAGATGAAACTGAACTGAGGAAGATGGAAGAAGCAAGATTAGCATATGTTGCAGCAGTGACAACCGCAAAGGAacgagaagatgaagaatctcTGGCCATGGCTGCAAAAGCAAGAGCATACCTGCAATCACTAGCCTTTACATATTAA